The following is a genomic window from Verrucosispora sp. WMMD573.
CCCGGTACCGACCGCCCGCCGGGCACCGGGTGCCGGGCGGGGCGGCCGGGCTCAAGCACCGGCTGGTGGCGGCCGGTCGCTGGCGTACGTTCAGCGCGTTGCGGACCGTGAGTCGGGCGGGGGAGACCGTTCGCCGGGTTGCCGGCCGGACCCGTCGTCGGGTGCTGCCACCGGCCCGGGTCGGGGTGCGGCGGGCCCGTGACGCGGTTCTGCGCCAGTACCAGCGGGCCGAGCGGCGTCGGCCGGTGGAGGAGAACCTGGCCGTCTACGCCGCGTACTGGTACCGCGGCTACACCTGCAATCCCGCCGCGATCTACGAGGCGGCCCGCCGGCTGGCACCGCAGGTCCGGGGCGTGTGGATCGTCCGACGGGACCGGGTGCACACCCTGCCGGAGGGGGTCGAGTACGTGGTCGCGGGCACCCCCGCGTACCACCGGGCGCTGGCCCGGGCGCGATGGCTGATCAACAACGTCAACTTCCCGGACTCGGTGCGCAAGCGGCCGGGCACGGTGCACGTGCAGACCCACCACGGCACCCCGGTCAAGGTGATGGGGCTGGACCAGCAGCGCTACCCGCTGGGCGCGGGCGGGATGGACTTCGCCGGGCTGCTGCGCCGGGTGGACCGGTGGGACTACAGCGTCACCTCGAACGGCTTCTCCACCCAGATGTGGGAACGCGCCTATCCGGCCGGGTACGCCACCCTGGAGGTCGGATACCCGCGCAACGACCGGCTGGTCACCGCGACCCCGGAAGAGGTGCTGCGACTGCGCGCGGAGTTCGACGCCGGTCTCGGCGAGCAGGTCGTGCTGTACGCGCCTACCCATCGGGAGCATCTGCCCCGGTACCGGCCGCCGTTCGACCCGGAGCGCTTTCTGGACGCGCTCGGCCCCGCCGGCCTGCTGCTGATGCGCAGCCACTACTTCCACGACCGGGACCGGCGGTCGCCACCGCCGGCCGCCCGTGGTCGTCTCCTGGACGTCAGTGCCCATCCCCGGGTCGAGGATCTGTACCTCGCCGCCGACGTGCTGGTCACCGACTACTCGTCGGCGATGTTCGACTACGCGGTCCTGGACCGGCCGATCGTCATCTACGCGCCGGACTGGGACGCCTACCGCCTGACCCGGGGCGTCTACCTGGACATCGTCGCCGAGCCGCCCGGCCCGGTGGCCCGGACCTTCCCCGAACTGCTCGACGTGTTCCGCTCGGGTGCGCTGCGGTCGCCCGACGGCGAGCGGGCCCGGGCGCGCTTCCGGGAGCGGTTCTGCGCCCTGGAGGACGGGCGGGCCGCCGAGCGGGTGGTACGCCAGGTGTTCCTCGGCGAGAACCCGGGCTGAGTTGGAAGTTCCGTGTAATCGCTGCTAATCGATGGAACGTAATAGGTCTGTCACGATTCAAACATGGCACGTTTACCCGATGTGCCACCCGCATGATCCTTGCCACGGTCATTCGGGGTTCCGTGGACAAGGTGGGGAGGAGACGGTGACCACCGTCGCGCTCAAGGACGTCACAAAGGTCTTCCGCGACGGCACGGTCGCGGTCGACAGCATCAATCTGGACGTGAACGACGGTGAGTTCATGGTGCTGCTCGGGCCGTCGGGTTGCGGCAAGTCGACGGTGCTGCGGATGGTCGCGGGCCTGGAGGACCCGACCTCCGGCGCGGTGATGCTCAACGGAGAGCTGGCGAACGACCTGCCGCCCCGGGAGCGGAAGATCGCGATGGTCTTCCAGGACTTCGCGCTCTACCCGCATATGAGCGTCAACGACAACATCGCCTTCCCGCTCAAGCTGGCCGGGGTCGAGCCGACCCCGCGCGGCGAGCGGGTCACCGACGTGGCCAGCGCCCTCGGCATCGGTGACGTGCTGGCCCGGCGCCCCAGCCAGCTCTCCGGTGGGCAGCGGCAGCGGGTCGCCATGGGCCGCGCGATCGTCCGGCGGCCGGGGCTGTTCCTGATGGACGAGCCGCTGTCCAACCTGGACAGCGGGCTGCGCGCGGAACTGCGGGCGGAGATCTCCGGTCTGACCCGCGAGCTGGGGGTCACCACCATCTACGTGACGCACGACCAGGCCGAGGCGCTGACCATGGCCGACCGGGTCGCCATCATGCGCAAGGGCGTA
Proteins encoded in this region:
- a CDS encoding bifunctional glycosyltransferase family 2 protein/CDP-glycerol:glycerophosphate glycerophosphotransferase, with the protein product MTLVSFVVPAFRVQGYLRECLDSILAQPVADIEVIGIDDCSPDGSGDILSEYAERDDRVTAVRLDRNVGLGPARNVGLDRAVGEYVWFVDGDDWLTADCLVEVAARLRETRPDVLLVDHVRAHWDDTVTRSAMAEVFPVPPGAVTFRLVERPETVRLLHTAWNRLVRRQFLADVGLRFAPGWYEDVSFSYPALLAADRIGVLDLVCVNYRQRRAGAITRTRGERHFDVFEQWHRVFRELDRLGAAELRPVIFERMMWHYLVVLGNGDRIGPELRPTFFARVAIEHARYRPPAGHRVPGGAAGLKHRLVAAGRWRTFSALRTVSRAGETVRRVAGRTRRRVLPPARVGVRRARDAVLRQYQRAERRRPVEENLAVYAAYWYRGYTCNPAAIYEAARRLAPQVRGVWIVRRDRVHTLPEGVEYVVAGTPAYHRALARARWLINNVNFPDSVRKRPGTVHVQTHHGTPVKVMGLDQQRYPLGAGGMDFAGLLRRVDRWDYSVTSNGFSTQMWERAYPAGYATLEVGYPRNDRLVTATPEEVLRLRAEFDAGLGEQVVLYAPTHREHLPRYRPPFDPERFLDALGPAGLLLMRSHYFHDRDRRSPPPAARGRLLDVSAHPRVEDLYLAADVLVTDYSSAMFDYAVLDRPIVIYAPDWDAYRLTRGVYLDIVAEPPGPVARTFPELLDVFRSGALRSPDGERARARFRERFCALEDGRAAERVVRQVFLGENPG